A genomic region of Drosophila simulans strain w501 unplaced genomic scaffold, Prin_Dsim_3.1 Segkk87_quiver_pilon, whole genome shotgun sequence contains the following coding sequences:
- the LOC27206198 gene encoding uncharacterized protein LOC27206198 isoform X2 — protein MPGTNMVFAVKWYFAFFFAASIFVMSCSGHGRLVEPPSRASAWRFGFQTPPDYNDHELYCGGLSRQWQRNGGKCGECGDAWDVPEPRPHEYGGHWGKGLIVRSYLPGSQMTIRVELTASHMGYFEFRICPNPNAKQSCLDKNVLSILNGSPSQPNKSDLDNRFYPRNGSCIYEILAQLPDFTCEHCVLQWRYVAGNNWGMCSNGIGAIGCGPQEEFRSCSDIALTTEYLHPYLGPISAPPTKSNGMPANTTHNSVNTQSDKLKYIFIILLLSILILVCLVVIRLKFHNHNSFCIQQFVNNLKKYLFWNSFQNNNFICDVFTLGNDKLGSRPSPLPRNKRLNNEVKNVVIETSTV, from the exons ATGCCGGGAACGAACATGGTATTTGCAGTGAAGTGGTACTTTGCCTTCTTTTTTGCTGCTTCAATTTTTGTAATGTCGTGTAGTGGCCATGGCAGACTGGTCGAACCACCCAGTAGAGCATCAGCTTGGCGTTTTGGATTTCAGACACCACCAGACTATAATGACCATGAACTATACTGCGGAGGGCTTAGCCGGCAATGGCAAAGAAACGGCGGTAAATGTGGAGAATGTGGAGACGCGTGGGATGTTCCGGAACCACGACCCCACGAATATGGTGGCCACTGGGGAAAAGGCTTAATTGTGCGGAGCTATTTGCCTGGATCTCAAATGACGATTCGTGTAGAATTGACAGCTAGTCATATGGG ATATTTTGAGTTTCGAATATGCCCAAATCCAAATGCTAAGCAGTCATGCTTggataaaaatgtattgtCAATTCTTAATGGATCTCCTTCTCAGCCAAATAAATCAGATCTAGATAACCGATTTTATCCTCGGAACGGAAGTTGCATATATGAAATTTTGGCACAGTTACCAg ATTTTACATGTGAACACTGTGTTCTGCAATGGCGTTATGTTGCAGGCAATAATTGGGGTATGTGTAGCAATGGTATAGGAGCTATTGGATGTGGTCCACAAGAAGAATTTCGTTCGTGCTCTGATATTGCCTTAACTACAGAATATTTGCACCCATATCTAGGTCCTATTAGCGCACCACCTACAAAATCTAATGGAATGCCTGCGAACACGACACATAATTCTGTTAATACACAAAGTGACaaattaaagtatattttcaTCATTTTACTGCTGTCAATACTAATATTAGTTTGCCTTGTTGTTATACGTTTGAAATTCCACAATCACAACAGCTTTTgtattcaacaatttgttaataatcttaaaaaatatttattttggaattcatttcaaaacaataattttatatgTGATGTATTTACCCTTGGCAATGATAAATTAGGTAGCCGACCCAGTCCACTTCCACGAAATAAGAgattaaataatgaagtaAAAAATGTAGTAATAGAAACAAGCACAGTATAA
- the LOC27206198 gene encoding uncharacterized protein LOC27206198 isoform X1, which produces MNILNSRLKAFMPGTNMVFAVKWYFAFFFAASIFVMSCSGHGRLVEPPSRASAWRFGFQTPPDYNDHELYCGGLSRQWQRNGGKCGECGDAWDVPEPRPHEYGGHWGKGLIVRSYLPGSQMTIRVELTASHMGYFEFRICPNPNAKQSCLDKNVLSILNGSPSQPNKSDLDNRFYPRNGSCIYEILAQLPDFTCEHCVLQWRYVAGNNWGMCSNGIGAIGCGPQEEFRSCSDIALTTEYLHPYLGPISAPPTKSNGMPANTTHNSVNTQSDKLKYIFIILLLSILILVCLVVIRLKFHNHNSFCIQQFVNNLKKYLFWNSFQNNNFICDVFTLGNDKLGSRPSPLPRNKRLNNEVKNVVIETSTV; this is translated from the exons atgaatattttgaattcCCGACTTAAAGCATTTATGCCGGGAACGAACATGGTATTTGCAGTGAAGTGGTACTTTGCCTTCTTTTTTGCTGCTTCAATTTTTGTAATGTCGTGTAGTGGCCATGGCAGACTGGTCGAACCACCCAGTAGAGCATCAGCTTGGCGTTTTGGATTTCAGACACCACCAGACTATAATGACCATGAACTATACTGCGGAGGGCTTAGCCGGCAATGGCAAAGAAACGGCGGTAAATGTGGAGAATGTGGAGACGCGTGGGATGTTCCGGAACCACGACCCCACGAATATGGTGGCCACTGGGGAAAAGGCTTAATTGTGCGGAGCTATTTGCCTGGATCTCAAATGACGATTCGTGTAGAATTGACAGCTAGTCATATGGG ATATTTTGAGTTTCGAATATGCCCAAATCCAAATGCTAAGCAGTCATGCTTggataaaaatgtattgtCAATTCTTAATGGATCTCCTTCTCAGCCAAATAAATCAGATCTAGATAACCGATTTTATCCTCGGAACGGAAGTTGCATATATGAAATTTTGGCACAGTTACCAg ATTTTACATGTGAACACTGTGTTCTGCAATGGCGTTATGTTGCAGGCAATAATTGGGGTATGTGTAGCAATGGTATAGGAGCTATTGGATGTGGTCCACAAGAAGAATTTCGTTCGTGCTCTGATATTGCCTTAACTACAGAATATTTGCACCCATATCTAGGTCCTATTAGCGCACCACCTACAAAATCTAATGGAATGCCTGCGAACACGACACATAATTCTGTTAATACACAAAGTGACaaattaaagtatattttcaTCATTTTACTGCTGTCAATACTAATATTAGTTTGCCTTGTTGTTATACGTTTGAAATTCCACAATCACAACAGCTTTTgtattcaacaatttgttaataatcttaaaaaatatttattttggaattcatttcaaaacaataattttatatgTGATGTATTTACCCTTGGCAATGATAAATTAGGTAGCCGACCCAGTCCACTTCCACGAAATAAGAgattaaataatgaagtaAAAAATGTAGTAATAGAAACAAGCACAGTATAA
- the LOC120284217 gene encoding uncharacterized protein LOC120284217 isoform X3 — translation MNILNSRLKAFMPGTNMVFAVKWYFAFFFAASIFVMSCSGHGRLVEPPSRASAWRFGFQTPPDYNDHELYCGGLSRQWQRNGGKCGECGDAWDVPEPRPHEYGGHWGKGLIVRSYLPGSQMTIRVELTASHMGYFEFRICPNPNAKQSCLDKNVLSILNGSPSQPNKSDLDNRFYPRNGSCIYEILAQLPGSWKRLGLHIHKST, via the exons atgaatattttgaattcCCGACTTAAAGCATTTATGCCGGGAACGAACATGGTATTTGCAGTGAAGTGGTACTTTGCCTTCTTTTTTGCTGCTTCAATTTTTGTAATGTCGTGTAGTGGCCATGGCAGACTGGTCGAACCACCCAGTAGAGCATCAGCTTGGCGTTTTGGATTTCAGACACCACCAGACTATAATGACCATGAACTATACTGCGGAGGGCTTAGCCGGCAATGGCAAAGAAACGGCGGTAAATGTGGAGAATGTGGAGACGCGTGGGATGTTCCGGAACCACGACCCCACGAATATGGTGGCCACTGGGGAAAAGGCTTAATTGTGCGGAGCTATTTGCCTGGATCTCAAATGACGATTCGTGTAGAATTGACAGCTAGTCATATGGG ATATTTTGAGTTTCGAATATGCCCAAATCCAAATGCTAAGCAGTCATGCTTggataaaaatgtattgtCAATTCTTAATGGATCTCCTTCTCAGCCAAATAAATCAGATCTAGATAACCGATTTTATCCTCGGAACGGAAGTTGCATATATGAAATTTTGGCACAGTTACCAg GAAGTTGGAAACGGCTTGGGTTACATATCCATAAGTCTACATAA